A single region of the bacterium genome encodes:
- a CDS encoding class I tRNA ligase family protein produces the protein MTGSMEDDHKQKSTTAQREEEILRFWQERRIFERTLEKPSPAGEFVFYEGPPTANGRPGIHHLEARAFKDAIPRYRSMRGYHVRRRGGWDTHGLPVELEVEKQLGLKSKKEIEGYGVAQFNEKCRESVWKYVDEWRRFTERSGYWVDLDNAYVTYKPEYIESVWGILKHVHERGLLYKDYKVVPWCPRCGTALSSHELAQGYADVKDLSVYVKFKVKPGQKIEKWTTDDCTYILAWTTTPWTLPGNIALAVGEGITYDLISYQGEHFIVARQATDRLFGEATEVERHFLGLNLTEVCYDPPYPFLQISAIAQQKNFANAFKVYTADFVSTTEGTGIVHTAVMYGQDDFELGTKVGLPKHHLVDESGHFIKGTGFLEGKFVRDEETAIEIIKDLAHRSLLFKKEKYEHSYPHCWRCKTPLIYYARDSWYIRMSELRDELVKENEGVNWIPAHIKEGRFGEWLREVKDWAISRERYWGTPLPIWRSADGAKTLVVDSLDTLKKHTKKSGNRYFVMRHGEALWNMRDVLNADPTVAENHLTEHGVVEVDAAARELTGRGIDLIVHSPLPRARETAERVARALAVADVREDPRLAEISFGEFEGKSVAEYHAFFGASGERLTKRLEGGETWGDVKRRVTELLYELETREHERCVLIVSHNGTIQMLFAGAAGLTREASSAAIEDVRFDIATAEVKPLDFVPVPHNADYELDLHRPYIDDVTLCARDGTELSRVREVLDVWFDSGAMPFAQDGGTGSEHTLLYPADFISEAIDQTRGWFYTLHAIGVLMGRGKAYKNVISLGHILDVEGKKMSKSVGNVVNPWDMIEQYGADALRFWMYTVNQPGDSKNFDEKTVAEIIRKVHNLLLNSLRFYELYAVDTEASYESAHDLDRLILARLGELIRTMTEDLDQFEVFEPAREVREFIADLSQGYIRRSRERFKGDDAEDKRQAVGTTRFVLETLARLMAPFTPFLAEHVYQRVKGRDAPESVHLAEWPHPWGIDKKILKMGAVLDAHMSFGLRAREGFRIPVRQPLEQYTVEKWGKVALSDSLLEVLREGLNVKRVNIEKALVGDLAEGTMASTITNELKEEGEARAFTRALQELRKKAGLAPQDQASVVYVADEAGEAWMREHGANISARTKVEFEKVESVEGGEVYKIGSIVITLGAPSSK, from the coding sequence ATGACAGGCAGCATGGAGGACGATCATAAACAAAAAAGTACTACGGCACAGCGCGAAGAAGAAATCCTCCGCTTCTGGCAGGAGCGGAGGATTTTTGAGCGCACACTTGAGAAGCCTTCGCCCGCGGGCGAGTTTGTTTTCTATGAAGGGCCGCCGACGGCAAACGGTCGACCCGGCATCCACCACCTCGAAGCGCGCGCATTTAAGGACGCTATACCGCGCTACCGCAGTATGCGTGGCTACCATGTGCGCCGCAGGGGCGGCTGGGATACACACGGACTGCCGGTGGAGCTTGAGGTGGAGAAGCAGCTCGGCCTGAAGTCGAAAAAAGAAATTGAAGGCTATGGCGTTGCGCAGTTTAATGAGAAGTGTCGGGAGAGCGTCTGGAAGTATGTAGACGAATGGCGGCGGTTTACCGAGCGCAGCGGGTATTGGGTTGATCTCGACAACGCGTATGTTACGTACAAGCCGGAGTATATCGAGTCAGTCTGGGGCATTCTGAAGCATGTGCATGAACGCGGCCTTCTCTATAAGGATTACAAGGTGGTGCCGTGGTGCCCCCGCTGTGGCACCGCGCTCTCAAGCCATGAGCTCGCGCAGGGATACGCGGACGTGAAAGATTTGTCGGTGTACGTGAAGTTTAAGGTAAAGCCGGGGCAGAAAATAGAAAAGTGGACAACTGATGATTGTACATACATTCTTGCCTGGACGACGACGCCATGGACACTGCCGGGCAACATAGCTCTTGCGGTAGGTGAGGGTATTACGTACGATCTGATATCGTACCAAGGGGAGCATTTTATCGTGGCGAGACAGGCGACCGATCGTTTATTTGGAGAAGCAACTGAGGTGGAGCGGCATTTTCTCGGTCTGAATTTGACGGAAGTTTGTTACGATCCGCCTTACCCATTCTTGCAAATATCTGCAATAGCACAGCAGAAAAATTTTGCCAATGCTTTCAAAGTGTATACTGCCGATTTTGTTTCTACCACAGAAGGCACTGGCATCGTGCATACCGCGGTGATGTATGGACAGGACGACTTTGAACTTGGGACGAAGGTAGGCCTGCCGAAGCACCATCTCGTGGACGAGAGCGGGCACTTTATCAAAGGCACTGGATTTTTAGAGGGAAAATTTGTGCGGGACGAAGAGACGGCTATTGAAATTATCAAAGACCTTGCACATCGGAGTCTGCTTTTCAAAAAAGAAAAATATGAGCACAGCTACCCGCACTGCTGGCGGTGCAAGACGCCGCTCATATATTATGCGCGCGATTCGTGGTACATCCGCATGTCGGAACTGCGTGATGAGCTGGTGAAAGAGAATGAGGGCGTCAACTGGATCCCCGCGCACATCAAGGAAGGGCGATTCGGTGAGTGGCTCCGTGAGGTGAAGGACTGGGCGATCTCGCGCGAGAGGTATTGGGGGACGCCTCTTCCCATATGGAGATCAGCAGACGGAGCGAAGACTCTCGTCGTTGATTCACTCGACACGCTCAAAAAACATACGAAAAAATCAGGGAATCGGTATTTTGTCATGCGGCATGGGGAGGCGTTGTGGAATATGCGCGATGTGTTGAATGCCGATCCGACAGTGGCGGAGAACCACCTGACCGAGCACGGGGTCGTGGAGGTCGATGCTGCGGCGCGAGAGCTTACAGGGCGCGGTATTGACCTCATCGTACATTCGCCGCTCCCGAGAGCGCGGGAGACTGCCGAGCGCGTCGCGCGTGCGCTCGCTGTTGCGGACGTGCGTGAAGATCCGCGTCTTGCAGAAATATCATTCGGCGAGTTTGAAGGCAAGAGCGTTGCCGAGTACCACGCATTTTTTGGTGCCTCTGGGGAGCGGCTTACGAAGCGGCTCGAGGGCGGCGAGACGTGGGGGGATGTGAAGCGACGCGTGACCGAACTACTCTACGAGCTTGAAACACGCGAGCACGAGCGGTGCGTTCTCATTGTCTCGCACAATGGCACCATCCAGATGCTTTTTGCTGGCGCGGCAGGACTCACACGCGAGGCGAGCTCGGCGGCAATCGAGGACGTACGATTTGACATAGCAACTGCCGAAGTTAAGCCGCTCGATTTCGTACCAGTGCCGCACAACGCAGACTATGAGCTTGATCTACATCGCCCATATATTGACGATGTGACGCTCTGTGCTAGAGACGGCACCGAGCTCTCTCGTGTACGAGAGGTGCTCGATGTGTGGTTTGACTCGGGCGCGATGCCGTTTGCGCAGGACGGCGGCACGGGATCAGAGCATACGTTGCTGTACCCCGCTGATTTTATTTCCGAGGCGATTGACCAGACGCGCGGGTGGTTTTATACGCTGCATGCGATTGGGGTCCTGATGGGCCGCGGTAAGGCGTATAAAAATGTTATCTCTCTCGGCCACATCTTGGACGTGGAAGGCAAAAAAATGTCGAAGTCGGTAGGCAACGTGGTGAACCCGTGGGATATGATTGAGCAATATGGGGCTGATGCGCTGCGTTTTTGGATGTATACGGTCAACCAGCCGGGCGACTCAAAAAATTTTGACGAAAAAACAGTCGCGGAGATTATACGAAAGGTGCATAATTTGCTGCTCAACTCTCTTCGATTTTATGAACTCTACGCGGTTGACACAGAGGCGTCGTATGAGAGCGCACACGATCTCGACCGCCTCATCCTCGCCCGGCTGGGCGAGCTTATTCGCACCATGACGGAAGACCTCGATCAGTTCGAGGTGTTTGAGCCAGCGCGCGAAGTGCGGGAATTTATCGCGGATCTCTCCCAAGGCTATATCAGACGATCTCGCGAGCGGTTTAAGGGTGACGACGCAGAGGATAAGCGGCAGGCTGTCGGGACGACGCGGTTTGTACTCGAGACGTTGGCGCGGCTCATGGCTCCTTTCACCCCGTTTCTCGCCGAGCACGTCTACCAGAGAGTAAAGGGCCGGGACGCGCCGGAGAGTGTTCACCTCGCCGAGTGGCCGCACCCATGGGGAATAGATAAAAAAATTCTCAAGATGGGTGCCGTGCTCGATGCACACATGTCTTTCGGGCTTAGAGCGCGGGAGGGTTTTCGCATACCGGTGCGACAGCCGCTTGAGCAGTACACGGTGGAGAAATGGGGCAAAGTCGCGCTTTCGGATTCACTGCTTGAGGTGCTCCGTGAGGGGCTCAATGTTAAAAGAGTCAATATCGAAAAGGCGCTAGTGGGCGACCTTGCCGAAGGAACTATGGCGTCTACCATTACGAATGAGCTGAAGGAAGAAGGCGAAGCGCGTGCGTTTACGCGCGCTCTGCAGGAGCTGCGCAAGAAGGCCGGACTCGCGCCGCAGGATCAAGCGAGCGTTGTCTATGTTGCAGACGAGGCTGGGGAGGCGTGGATGCGCGAGCACGGCGCAAACATCTCGGCGCGTACGAAAGTTGAATTTGAGAAAGTGGAGAGTGTTGAGGGCGGCGAAGTATATAAGATCGGTTCAATCGTGATTACGCTCGGCGCGCCGAGCAGCAAGTAA
- a CDS encoding PIN domain-containing protein, whose amino-acid sequence MICFLDSNIVLRFLVPEDQKIHSECARLFDLVEARGIEARTSSCVCAEVVWVLRGGVYQFSKEKATEALRSFDAIGITLDDRIQMRLALNLYAAHSVKFVDALIASNPGLQDGSLALVSYDKDFDKLGIDRHEPLAILKKYGNDRQHGGRS is encoded by the coding sequence ATGATTTGTTTTCTTGACTCGAATATTGTTTTGCGTTTTTTGGTTCCGGAAGATCAGAAAATACACAGTGAATGTGCGCGGCTCTTTGATCTCGTTGAGGCGCGAGGCATTGAAGCGCGTACGTCCTCATGCGTATGTGCCGAGGTGGTGTGGGTTTTGCGCGGCGGCGTATATCAGTTTAGCAAAGAGAAGGCGACGGAGGCGCTGCGCTCTTTTGACGCCATTGGCATTACGCTCGACGATCGTATACAAATGCGTTTGGCACTCAACCTCTATGCCGCTCATTCGGTAAAGTTCGTCGACGCGCTCATCGCTTCGAATCCGGGCCTGCAGGATGGCTCATTGGCGCTGGTTTCGTACGATAAGGATTTCGATAAACTCGGCATAGACCGTCATGAACCGCTCGCTATCCTCAAAAAGTACGGTAATGACAGGCAGCATGGAGGACGATCATAA